The following are from one region of the Penaeus chinensis breed Huanghai No. 1 chromosome 5, ASM1920278v2, whole genome shotgun sequence genome:
- the LOC125025496 gene encoding FK506-binding protein 4-like has translation MKPNREAKPRDRKKETPNPKENQGPKQGNPTQKGKTKRPKKKRPKPKRKKKAKPRGQTKRPNQEAKPKEANQGPKKKAKPKRAQKKRPKTKRPKRGKPKRPQEPTRGPNFSKTN, from the coding sequence ATGAAACCAAACCGAGAGGCCAAACCAAGAGACCGAAAAAAAGAGACCCCAAACCCAAAAGAAAACCAAGGGCCCAAACAAGGAAACCCAACCCAAAAGGGCAAAACCAAAAGGCCCAAAAAAAAGAGGCCAAaacccaaaaggaaaaaaaaggccaAACCAAGAGGCCAAACCAAGAGGCCAAACCAAGAGGCCAAACCCAAAGAGGCCAACCAAGGGccaaaaaaaaaggccaaaccCAAAAGGGCCCAAAAAAAGAGGCCAAAAACCAAAAGGCCAAAAAGAGGCAAACCAAAAAGGCCCCAAGAGCCAACCAGAGGCCCCAATTTTAGCAAAACCAATTAA